In Fructilactobacillus cliffordii, a single genomic region encodes these proteins:
- a CDS encoding SepM family pheromone-processing serine protease: protein MRKFWQKNKKTASAFVVAAFLVAVLWFFFWPLNKVVEAPGEAINIQPMVKIKGEKPLKHNEFMITAVSISQAHPYSYVWKIFDPHIDIQSQNSVTGGQNNADFNNVQKVYMDSAINNAITVGYQYANRSVTKSYHGVYVLNVFPQSDFKNRLRPADLVESVNGKQLTKSTEYVNYIKSLPENAPLTITFKRDGHQMVVKGQKREIVKGFNGIGITMIDDMSIKTDPTAQIQPGQIGGPSGGLMFALQVYSQLTHKQYNVKKIAGTGTIATNGQVGEIGGVDKKIIAANKSGAKVFFCPYVKPTKMNLALEEGHRTNYQVAKETAKKYAPGMKVVPVTSFDQALHYLETH, encoded by the coding sequence ATGCGTAAATTTTGGCAAAAAAATAAAAAGACGGCTTCGGCCTTCGTCGTGGCGGCCTTTTTAGTGGCCGTGTTATGGTTTTTTTTCTGGCCGTTGAACAAGGTCGTGGAGGCCCCAGGAGAAGCAATTAACATTCAACCAATGGTTAAAATTAAGGGTGAGAAGCCGCTGAAGCACAACGAGTTTATGATTACAGCGGTTTCCATCTCTCAGGCTCATCCATATTCCTACGTTTGGAAAATTTTTGATCCCCACATTGACATTCAGAGCCAGAACTCAGTAACTGGTGGCCAAAATAACGCTGATTTTAACAACGTTCAAAAGGTTTACATGGACAGTGCGATTAACAACGCGATTACCGTGGGATACCAATACGCGAATCGCTCTGTCACTAAAAGTTACCATGGAGTTTACGTTTTAAACGTCTTCCCTCAGTCAGACTTTAAGAACCGACTTCGTCCCGCTGATCTGGTGGAATCCGTGAATGGGAAGCAATTGACGAAGAGTACTGAATACGTAAATTATATTAAGAGTTTACCTGAAAATGCCCCGCTGACAATTACTTTTAAGCGCGACGGACACCAGATGGTGGTGAAAGGGCAAAAACGAGAAATTGTAAAGGGATTTAATGGAATCGGAATTACTATGATTGATGATATGTCAATTAAGACTGATCCAACTGCTCAAATTCAACCTGGTCAAATTGGAGGTCCTTCTGGTGGTTTGATGTTTGCCTTGCAAGTTTACAGTCAACTAACGCATAAGCAGTATAACGTTAAAAAGATTGCCGGAACTGGAACGATTGCCACTAACGGTCAAGTGGGTGAAATTGGTGGGGTAGATAAGAAGATTATTGCTGCCAACAAGAGTGGGGCCAAGGTGTTCTTCTGCCCGTACGTTAAACCTACGAAGATGAACCTGGCCTTAGAAGAAGGACACAGAACCAACTATCAGGTGGCCAAGGAAACGGCCAAAAAGTACGCACCAGGAATGAAAGTGGTGCCAGTAACGTCGTTTGACCAAGCCCTACATTATTTAGAAACGCACTAA
- the rpsO gene encoding 30S ribosomal protein S15, whose translation MALTKEEKTDIINKYAKHEGDTGSTEVQIAVLTADINEINEHMKVHKKDFHSQRGLMKKIGHRRNLLAYLRKNDVQSYRELIKSLGLRR comes from the coding sequence ATGGCTTTAACTAAAGAAGAAAAGACAGACATCATTAACAAGTACGCTAAACACGAAGGGGACACCGGTTCAACGGAAGTTCAAATCGCGGTTTTAACTGCTGACATTAATGAAATTAACGAACACATGAAAGTTCACAAGAAGGACTTTCACTCACAACGGGGCTTAATGAAAAAAATTGGTCACCGTCGTAACTTATTGGCTTACTTACGTAAAAATGACGTACAAAGCTACCGTGAATTAATTAAGAGTCTAGGCCTTCGTCGTTAA
- the typA gene encoding translational GTPase TypA produces MKTRDDIRNIAIIAHVDHGKTTLVNELLKQSDTLDGHEQIQDRAMDTNPIERERGITILSKNTAVKYDGKQINILDTPGHADFGGEVERIMRMVDGVLLVVDAAEGTMPQTRFVLKKALDQHLTPIVVINKVDKPGARPEEVVDEVLDLFIELGADESQLDFPVVYASAMNGTSSLDPDLDSQEHTMKPIFDTILDNIPAPIDNSEDPLQFQVAMLDYDDFVGRIGIGRVFRGKIKVGDNVVVMKLDGSQQKFRVTKIMGFVGLNKVDITEAKAGDLIAVSGMEDINVGETVVAPDALEPLPILRIDEPTMQMTFGTNTSPFVGKDGKFVTARQLIDRLERELHTDVSLRVEDTDDPGAWLVSGRGELHLSILIETLRREGFELQVSRPEVIYKEIDGVKCEPYESVQIDTPEEYSGAIIDTLSQRKGEMQNMESVGNGQTRLSFLVPSRGLIGYSTQFLSLTHGYGIMNHSFEKYAPVVKNWDPGRRNGTLVSINTGKVTTYAIMAVQDRGKIFTDPGTEVYEGMIVGENSRDNDISVNITRGRNQTNVRAAGSEDIAKVKAPVHLTLEESLEFLNSDELCEVTPDHVRLRKRILNTNEREKAAKKQKHNR; encoded by the coding sequence TTGAAAACAAGAGATGATATTAGAAACATTGCCATTATTGCCCACGTTGACCACGGTAAAACGACCTTGGTTAACGAACTTTTAAAGCAATCTGACACGTTAGATGGTCACGAACAAATCCAAGACCGGGCCATGGATACGAACCCGATTGAACGGGAACGTGGAATCACCATTTTATCAAAGAACACGGCCGTTAAGTACGATGGCAAACAAATTAACATCTTGGATACTCCCGGACATGCCGACTTTGGTGGTGAAGTAGAACGGATTATGCGGATGGTTGATGGGGTGCTTTTGGTGGTTGATGCTGCTGAAGGTACGATGCCACAAACGCGGTTCGTGCTGAAAAAGGCTTTGGACCAACATTTGACGCCCATCGTAGTAATCAACAAAGTGGATAAGCCCGGTGCTCGTCCTGAAGAAGTGGTTGACGAAGTTTTGGACCTCTTCATTGAATTAGGGGCTGACGAAAGTCAATTAGACTTCCCAGTGGTATACGCTTCAGCAATGAACGGGACTTCCAGTCTTGATCCTGACCTTGATAGTCAAGAACACACGATGAAGCCGATCTTTGACACCATCTTAGACAACATTCCTGCCCCAATCGATAACTCAGAAGATCCATTACAATTCCAAGTTGCCATGCTTGATTACGATGATTTCGTGGGTCGGATCGGAATTGGTCGGGTCTTTCGGGGCAAGATTAAAGTTGGTGACAACGTGGTCGTAATGAAGTTGGATGGTTCCCAACAAAAATTCCGGGTGACAAAGATCATGGGATTTGTCGGCTTGAACAAGGTTGACATCACCGAAGCCAAGGCCGGAGACCTGATTGCGGTATCTGGAATGGAAGACATTAACGTTGGAGAAACGGTCGTTGCCCCAGATGCATTAGAACCACTTCCAATCTTGCGGATTGACGAGCCAACCATGCAAATGACGTTTGGAACGAACACGTCGCCATTTGTAGGTAAAGACGGTAAGTTCGTGACGGCGCGGCAGTTAATTGACCGGCTTGAACGGGAATTGCACACTGATGTTTCTCTCCGAGTGGAAGACACTGATGATCCAGGTGCTTGGTTGGTTTCTGGACGTGGTGAATTGCACTTGTCCATCTTGATCGAAACTTTACGGCGGGAAGGCTTTGAATTACAAGTTTCTCGTCCCGAAGTTATTTACAAAGAAATTGACGGAGTAAAATGCGAACCATACGAATCAGTTCAAATTGATACTCCAGAAGAGTACTCCGGGGCCATCATTGATACCCTTTCCCAACGTAAAGGGGAAATGCAAAACATGGAAAGTGTCGGTAACGGTCAAACCCGACTCAGTTTCTTGGTTCCATCTCGAGGCTTAATCGGATACTCCACGCAATTTCTGTCTTTAACGCATGGATATGGAATCATGAACCACAGTTTTGAAAAGTATGCTCCCGTAGTTAAGAACTGGGACCCAGGTCGTCGGAACGGAACTTTGGTTTCAATTAACACTGGTAAGGTAACCACTTACGCTATCATGGCTGTGCAAGACCGGGGTAAGATTTTTACTGATCCAGGTACGGAAGTTTACGAAGGAATGATTGTCGGGGAAAACTCCCGGGATAACGATATTTCCGTGAACATCACGAGAGGTCGGAACCAAACGAACGTCCGGGCCGCTGGTTCTGAAGATATTGCCAAGGTTAAGGCACCCGTGCACTTGACTTTAGAAGAATCCTTGGAATTCTTGAACAGTGATGAACTTTGTGAAGTTACGCCAGACCACGTTCGTTTACGGAAACGTATCTTGAACACGAACGAACGGGAAAAAGCTGCGAAGAAGCAAAAACATAACCGTTAA
- a CDS encoding ComE operon protein 2, producing the protein MANKRIPWDQYFMLQAVLISSRSTCERLSVGAVLVRNKRIIAGGYNGSVSGDDHCIDVGCYLVNGHCERTIHAEMNAVLQCAKFGESTDQAEIYVTDFPCLQCTKMLLQAGIKKIKYLREYHNNEYAERLLRKEGVVVEKIELDHHQLEDSPLADYFSID; encoded by the coding sequence ATGGCAAACAAGAGAATTCCGTGGGATCAATATTTCATGTTACAAGCAGTCTTAATTTCGAGCCGCAGTACCTGTGAAAGGTTGTCCGTGGGAGCAGTTTTAGTGCGGAATAAACGCATTATTGCCGGCGGGTATAATGGTTCTGTCTCTGGTGATGATCACTGTATTGATGTGGGTTGTTATCTTGTGAACGGTCATTGCGAGCGGACTATTCATGCTGAAATGAATGCCGTGTTACAGTGTGCCAAGTTTGGAGAATCAACCGATCAAGCTGAAATTTATGTAACGGATTTTCCGTGTTTGCAATGTACCAAGATGTTACTGCAGGCTGGAATTAAAAAAATTAAGTATCTGCGTGAATATCACAACAATGAGTACGCAGAACGACTCTTACGTAAAGAGGGTGTGGTGGTCGAAAAAATCGAGCTCGACCATCACCAACTAGAAGATTCACCACTGGCTGATTACTTTTCCATTGACTAA
- the rpsT gene encoding 30S ribosomal protein S20 — protein sequence MPVIKSAIERMKTNEIARKRNASEKNSMRSAIKKFEKASVNGAEDIDRIYRDAISAIDHTKSKGLIKANNANRKKAHLARVKNSL from the coding sequence ATGCCAGTTATTAAATCAGCAATCGAACGGATGAAGACCAACGAAATTGCCCGCAAACGGAATGCTTCTGAAAAGAACTCAATGCGGAGTGCCATCAAGAAATTTGAAAAGGCTAGTGTAAATGGTGCTGAAGATATCGACCGGATCTACCGGGACGCCATCTCCGCCATTGACCACACTAAATCAAAGGGTCTCATCAAAGCTAACAACGCCAACCGGAAAAAGGCTCACTTAGCTCGCGTTAAAAACTCTTTATAA
- the holA gene encoding DNA polymerase III subunit delta, with amino-acid sequence MAISQIIEQISTAPQPLYLVIGRSDYWENQILSRLQQLIPTEERTMNFATYDLEETSLGDALNDAQSVPFFGDQRVVVIQNAAFLTGMKGKATGKQELDDLTAYLQNPSPATVLVVFAPYEKLDNRKKVTKQLKKSATLIDLNAISERETTEFVRHFIQKQDYQIEPDAVSELFARTQGDLTLIMNELQKLFLFCREQHVITVDAVNQLVAKSTTQNVFDLSDDLLAGKTNTAIEFYHELLMQREDPIKINALLESQFRLLLQVKILQQHGQSQAHMAQMLKVHPYRIKIASRMIARFSVSYLEESFAALVEIEHKLKSSTVNPELLFEMFAIQFSQKNT; translated from the coding sequence ATGGCAATCAGTCAGATAATTGAACAAATTAGTACGGCACCGCAACCTCTGTATTTGGTGATTGGTCGGAGTGACTACTGGGAGAATCAAATTTTATCTCGACTTCAGCAGTTAATTCCAACAGAAGAACGGACGATGAATTTTGCCACCTATGATTTGGAGGAAACGTCGTTAGGGGACGCTTTAAACGATGCTCAATCGGTTCCGTTTTTTGGTGACCAACGGGTGGTTGTGATTCAAAATGCCGCCTTTTTGACGGGCATGAAGGGGAAAGCAACTGGTAAGCAAGAATTAGACGATCTAACTGCTTATTTGCAAAATCCGTCTCCCGCGACCGTCTTAGTGGTGTTTGCTCCGTATGAAAAGTTAGATAACCGGAAAAAGGTTACTAAACAACTAAAAAAGAGCGCGACGTTGATTGATCTAAATGCGATTTCAGAGCGAGAAACGACGGAGTTTGTCCGCCACTTTATTCAAAAACAAGATTATCAAATTGAGCCGGATGCGGTGTCCGAACTGTTTGCGCGCACCCAGGGAGATCTGACGTTAATTATGAACGAGCTGCAGAAGCTGTTCTTATTTTGTCGGGAGCAACATGTGATTACTGTGGATGCTGTCAATCAGTTGGTAGCCAAGTCTACGACGCAAAATGTGTTTGATTTGTCCGATGATCTACTCGCCGGCAAAACTAATACCGCAATTGAGTTTTATCATGAACTGCTGATGCAACGCGAAGACCCGATTAAGATCAATGCGCTTTTAGAGTCGCAATTTCGGTTGTTGTTGCAGGTTAAGATTTTACAGCAGCACGGTCAGAGTCAAGCACACATGGCGCAAATGCTAAAGGTTCACCCGTACCGAATCAAAATTGCGAGTCGAATGATTGCCCGCTTTTCCGTTTCTTACTTAGAAGAGTCCTTTGCTGCGTTAGTTGAAATTGAGCACAAACTAAAAAGCAGCACTGTGAATCCCGAACTGCTCTTTGAAATGTTTGCTATTCAATTTAGTCAAAAAAACACTTAG
- the rsmD gene encoding 16S rRNA (guanine(966)-N(2))-methyltransferase RsmD — translation MRIIAGTYGGRKLHPVPGNKTRPTTDKVRESIFNMIGPYFHGGIFLDLFAGSGAVALEALSRGMQRAVLVDRQFAAIKTIKQNAAMVNDPDQTVIVWKMPAEKALQTLAQQDNRFDVIFLDPPYAAQQMTNQLAEIWDLHLLRPKGLVICETDHTADLKAVEHYELIRQKDYGLTLVTIYQGKE, via the coding sequence ATGCGGATTATTGCAGGGACTTACGGGGGACGCAAATTACATCCGGTTCCAGGAAATAAGACCCGCCCAACGACTGACAAGGTACGAGAATCGATTTTTAATATGATTGGACCATATTTTCATGGTGGCATTTTCTTGGACCTCTTTGCCGGTTCAGGAGCTGTCGCTTTGGAGGCTTTATCACGAGGAATGCAACGTGCGGTTTTAGTCGATCGTCAGTTTGCGGCCATTAAAACGATTAAACAAAACGCAGCGATGGTTAACGACCCAGACCAAACGGTGATCGTGTGGAAGATGCCAGCGGAAAAGGCATTGCAAACCTTAGCTCAGCAAGACAATCGGTTTGACGTTATTTTTTTGGATCCGCCGTACGCAGCCCAACAAATGACCAATCAATTGGCAGAAATTTGGGATTTACACTTACTCCGACCGAAAGGGCTGGTGATTTGTGAAACCGACCATACAGCTGATCTAAAAGCAGTAGAACATTACGAACTCATACGGCAGAAAGATTACGGTTTGACGTTAGTCACCATCTATCAAGGAAAGGAATAA
- a CDS encoding YlbG family protein, which yields MEKRTELLVSLFSIKQAKTLQRFGDVRYVSRRMRYAILYVQQADVNKIMQELNQLRMVKKVDLVPTKTLSFQFEDLNQTVEGAG from the coding sequence ATGGAAAAACGAACGGAATTATTAGTTTCTTTGTTTTCCATCAAACAGGCCAAAACGTTGCAACGCTTTGGAGACGTTCGCTACGTTTCGCGTCGGATGCGTTATGCAATCTTGTATGTTCAACAGGCGGATGTAAATAAGATTATGCAGGAACTTAATCAACTCCGGATGGTTAAGAAAGTTGATTTAGTGCCGACGAAAACCCTATCGTTTCAATTTGAAGACTTGAACCAGACGGTGGAAGGAGCTGGATAG
- a CDS encoding ComEA family DNA-binding protein — MERISEWWEQLAWKWKGSLVGVGGLVGLLCVGIFWWSNQTATPAPAIKTTPATAVASKEKATAKPVKAKPTGNVVVDVKGAVKQPGVYQVAPDTRVDKIIQLAGGFLESADANQVNLAQKATDQTILYVPNQGEKPPVGPSNAQAGSAAPASNAATLAGSGSTGKINLNQADATQLQSISGVGAKKAEKIIAYRQQTGSFKAVDDLKNVPGFGSKTVTQLQNSLTV; from the coding sequence ATGGAAAGAATCAGCGAATGGTGGGAGCAGTTAGCTTGGAAATGGAAGGGAAGTTTAGTGGGAGTTGGAGGGTTAGTCGGGTTGCTCTGCGTGGGTATTTTTTGGTGGAGCAATCAAACGGCAACGCCAGCTCCTGCAATAAAGACGACTCCAGCAACTGCAGTCGCATCCAAGGAAAAAGCTACTGCCAAACCGGTAAAAGCAAAGCCAACGGGAAATGTGGTGGTTGATGTGAAAGGGGCAGTTAAGCAACCCGGAGTTTATCAAGTGGCACCGGATACAAGGGTCGATAAAATCATCCAACTGGCTGGGGGATTTTTGGAAAGTGCGGACGCCAATCAGGTCAATCTAGCTCAAAAGGCAACTGATCAAACGATTTTGTACGTGCCCAATCAGGGTGAGAAACCCCCAGTTGGTCCTAGTAATGCACAGGCTGGTTCAGCAGCTCCAGCAAGTAACGCCGCTACACTGGCTGGATCGGGTAGTACCGGTAAGATTAATTTGAATCAGGCAGATGCCACCCAACTCCAGTCGATTTCTGGAGTAGGAGCTAAAAAGGCAGAAAAAATCATTGCGTATCGGCAACAGACTGGGTCGTTTAAAGCGGTGGATGATCTGAAAAATGTGCCGGGCTTTGGGTCGAAAACAGTTACGCAATTGCAAAATTCCCTAACGGTTTAA
- the coaD gene encoding pantetheine-phosphate adenylyltransferase, producing the protein MKTAVYPGSFDPLTNGHLNIIKRASEIFDHVIVAIGMNPSKQSLFSVDERIALIKESTQGITNVSVASYSGLTAEFVKSQHTNIVVRGTRDSRDFVYEQEIANLNGLLDEQIETILLFANRNYELISSSMVKEINSFGGDVHKFVPDPVARALQERSNHA; encoded by the coding sequence ATGAAAACGGCGGTTTATCCCGGCAGTTTTGATCCGTTAACCAACGGACACTTAAACATTATTAAGCGGGCCAGTGAAATTTTTGACCATGTAATTGTGGCAATTGGGATGAATCCCAGTAAACAAAGTTTGTTTTCCGTAGATGAACGAATCGCTCTGATTAAGGAAAGTACCCAAGGAATTACCAATGTGAGCGTTGCTAGTTACAGTGGGTTGACGGCTGAATTCGTGAAGTCACAACACACCAACATTGTAGTGCGCGGAACGCGTGATTCTCGGGATTTTGTGTATGAACAAGAGATTGCCAACTTGAATGGTTTACTAGATGAACAAATTGAAACAATTTTATTGTTTGCTAATCGTAATTACGAGTTAATTTCCTCTTCCATGGTGAAAGAAATTAATTCGTTTGGTGGAGATGTACATAAGTTTGTACCGGATCCCGTAGCACGGGCACTGCAAGAAAGGAGTAATCATGCGTAA
- a CDS encoding DNA internalization-related competence protein ComEC/Rec2: MPKQLRSYVQSLLFGDRTAEFRESSSGIKKLNLIHLFSLAGLHVYVLLNLWMWVATLLHFRKEASECGAMLLLPFYCGMAGGAIGLLRATLTVEQRYWFKLGKLKRSGLDYWSLTLMICLLLNPWNVGQLGFQLSFLLSFTMYYCRDAGNLKKTMILNLVSLPLLLFYFYEWHWLSLAANLIFVPLFTGILFPLILLNYAWQLVFKSTIWGTETVLQWFSQITNWLATAPGSITLGQPPGWIVLVSIMLLLLLMERWSWKRGLCLGGLVVVTVLLIHFPLTGEVSFFDVGQGDGILVREPLNHSVTLIDTGGKPNFFAKQGHPTVHLAPTTTIPYLKSKGISRIDNICLSHQDADHVGDLTSFLAEFKVKRVFIPWGMDQNQHFMRKIQPYLNQTQLLSVKAGQTIPATRLQVLHPFRPGLGENQDSMVLYGQFGGQKFLFTGDLPQDEEHELLNHYPQLRVDVLKLGHHGSKTSSADAFIQVIAPQIGIISAGRNNRYGHPNQETLLTMRRHHVQLFNTQTMGMIRYQYGGLFHEPEFETKWKEIRHGNQSDN; the protein is encoded by the coding sequence ATGCCAAAACAATTACGTAGTTACGTGCAGAGTCTTTTGTTTGGGGATCGGACCGCTGAATTTCGGGAGAGTAGTAGCGGAATTAAGAAATTAAACTTAATTCATTTATTTAGCTTAGCTGGCTTACATGTCTATGTATTGTTGAACCTGTGGATGTGGGTAGCGACGCTGTTGCATTTCCGTAAGGAAGCGTCCGAATGTGGCGCAATGCTATTGTTACCTTTCTACTGCGGCATGGCTGGTGGGGCAATCGGTTTACTAAGGGCAACCCTAACCGTGGAACAACGTTACTGGTTTAAACTCGGAAAGTTGAAGAGAAGCGGACTGGATTACTGGTCGTTAACGCTAATGATTTGCTTGTTGCTTAATCCATGGAATGTTGGACAACTAGGCTTTCAGCTGTCATTCCTGTTGTCATTTACGATGTATTACTGTCGGGATGCTGGGAACTTGAAAAAAACTATGATTTTAAACCTCGTGAGTCTGCCGTTATTACTATTTTATTTTTATGAGTGGCATTGGCTGTCGTTGGCAGCTAACCTGATTTTTGTACCGTTATTTACCGGAATCTTATTTCCGTTAATCTTACTTAATTACGCGTGGCAACTGGTGTTTAAAAGTACCATTTGGGGTACAGAAACCGTGCTGCAGTGGTTTAGCCAGATTACGAACTGGTTGGCGACGGCACCGGGTAGTATCACACTGGGTCAACCACCGGGCTGGATAGTCCTGGTGAGCATCATGCTGTTGCTCCTTTTAATGGAGCGGTGGAGCTGGAAACGGGGCCTCTGCCTCGGTGGATTAGTCGTTGTGACGGTCCTGCTAATTCATTTTCCCCTTACCGGAGAAGTCAGTTTTTTTGATGTGGGGCAAGGTGATGGCATCTTGGTTCGTGAACCGTTAAATCACTCCGTAACCCTGATTGATACTGGGGGTAAGCCCAACTTCTTTGCTAAACAGGGGCATCCGACCGTTCACTTAGCACCGACTACCACGATTCCGTACCTAAAAAGCAAAGGAATTAGCCGGATTGATAACATCTGTTTAAGCCATCAAGACGCGGATCACGTCGGAGATTTGACCAGTTTCTTAGCCGAGTTTAAGGTGAAACGGGTGTTTATCCCGTGGGGAATGGATCAAAATCAGCATTTTATGCGGAAGATCCAACCGTATTTAAACCAGACCCAGTTGCTTAGTGTGAAAGCCGGACAAACGATTCCGGCTACCCGGTTACAGGTGTTACACCCGTTTCGACCGGGCTTAGGCGAAAATCAGGATTCGATGGTACTGTATGGACAATTCGGCGGACAAAAATTCCTCTTTACGGGTGATTTGCCGCAGGACGAGGAACATGAACTCTTAAATCATTATCCGCAGTTACGAGTGGACGTGTTAAAATTAGGACATCATGGAAGTAAGACCTCGTCAGCGGATGCGTTTATTCAAGTAATTGCGCCTCAAATTGGCATTATTTCTGCTGGGCGGAACAATCGGTACGGTCATCCCAATCAAGAGACGCTACTCACTATGCGACGGCATCACGTTCAATTGTTTAATACCCAGACGATGGGTATGATTCGTTACCAGTATGGTGGCTTATTTCATGAACCTGAATTTGAAACCAAGTGGAAGGAAATTAGGCATGGCAATCAGTCAGATAATTGA
- a CDS encoding UPF0223 family protein: MKKRTNDTYSYPVVEDWSVVELTDVTEFFRNVERAYEQSHGVKREQLVKSFQRFQEINPARTEQNQLRREFERNSGFDVYQVLKQVEANPQAKWIKIN, translated from the coding sequence ATGAAGAAACGCACTAACGATACCTATAGTTATCCAGTCGTCGAAGATTGGTCGGTTGTCGAACTGACGGATGTAACGGAGTTTTTCCGGAACGTGGAACGGGCCTATGAACAGTCTCACGGGGTAAAACGAGAACAATTGGTTAAAAGTTTTCAACGATTTCAGGAAATTAATCCGGCGCGGACGGAACAAAATCAGCTGCGGCGGGAGTTTGAACGTAATTCAGGCTTTGACGTTTATCAGGTGTTAAAGCAGGTTGAAGCCAATCCACAGGCAAAATGGATTAAGATTAATTAG
- a CDS encoding FtsW/RodA/SpoVE family cell cycle protein, which translates to MKKFFKGLDWYLFFPYLLLCGIGIVMVYSSSAGIGLTHGGFATAYLYKQIGFVAIAMILMFLMYRIKLKIFQNVYFIMVFSGILVVLLIGVFFVSKKINGAAGWINLGPINLQPAELCKFYFIIYFANFFNKRSSIIAQEGLWRATTYNLKPLFLPILILFLVLAQPDTGGFAINLFIIVIMFLAASTAPKLVVGIVSFCLVLPLMVMHLAGSWIIQFADNSSNYKIQRFVSFADPFLHAQSSGQQLINSYYAISNGGLFGRGLGNSIQKMGYLAEPNTDFILPIISEELGLVGVVLILALLFILIARTIKIGIRTTNIYYSTICYGTAAYLMIQTLFNAGGAVGFVPLTGVTLPFISYGGSSIITLSLCLGLVMKISHNEQRIRDQRVPRLRSLRN; encoded by the coding sequence ATGAAGAAGTTTTTTAAAGGACTAGATTGGTATCTATTTTTCCCATATTTATTGCTTTGTGGCATTGGAATTGTCATGGTCTATTCTTCAAGTGCTGGAATCGGACTGACCCACGGAGGTTTTGCGACCGCCTATCTTTATAAACAAATTGGGTTTGTCGCGATTGCGATGATTTTGATGTTTTTGATGTATCGCATTAAACTAAAAATTTTTCAAAACGTCTATTTTATCATGGTGTTTAGTGGCATTCTAGTGGTCTTGTTAATTGGGGTCTTTTTTGTTAGTAAAAAGATTAATGGAGCTGCTGGGTGGATTAACTTGGGACCGATTAACTTGCAGCCAGCGGAGCTCTGTAAATTTTACTTCATCATTTATTTTGCGAACTTCTTTAATAAGCGGTCGAGTATTATCGCCCAAGAAGGACTCTGGCGGGCAACTACCTATAATCTAAAACCATTGTTTTTACCAATTTTGATTCTTTTCTTAGTATTAGCTCAACCAGATACCGGTGGGTTTGCAATTAACCTCTTCATTATTGTCATTATGTTTCTAGCAGCCAGTACGGCTCCCAAACTTGTGGTGGGAATCGTGAGCTTTTGTCTGGTATTACCGTTAATGGTGATGCATTTAGCGGGAAGTTGGATTATTCAATTTGCCGATAATAGTAGTAATTATAAAATTCAACGGTTTGTTTCGTTTGCCGATCCGTTCTTGCACGCTCAGAGTTCTGGACAACAGTTGATTAATTCTTACTATGCCATTAGTAACGGTGGTTTGTTTGGTCGCGGACTTGGTAATTCAATTCAAAAAATGGGATATTTGGCCGAACCGAATACCGACTTTATCTTGCCCATTATTTCAGAGGAGCTTGGATTAGTTGGGGTGGTTTTGATTTTAGCGCTATTGTTCATTCTGATAGCACGGACAATTAAGATTGGGATTCGAACCACTAACATTTATTACAGTACGATTTGTTATGGAACGGCCGCATACCTAATGATTCAAACACTTTTTAATGCTGGAGGAGCAGTTGGTTTTGTCCCGTTAACGGGGGTAACGTTACCCTTTATTAGTTATGGGGGATCCAGTATCATTACTTTAAGCTTGTGCTTAGGCTTGGTAATGAAAATTAGCCATAATGAGCAGCGGATTCGTGATCAACGTGTGCCGCGCTTACGCAGTTTACGAAATTAG